One region of Rhodovulum sulfidophilum DSM 1374 genomic DNA includes:
- a CDS encoding BLUF domain-containing protein, translating into MLKESPKDGTAEGRLFRIAYKSRAHPGCDLASAGAMAAEDALRNRDRNVTGVLLFERGWFLQWLEGPARTVLSLASAIRTDPRHGEMQILSAGATDERRFAGWPMRLAPPSGPLADRADFDAATAALAFDRAAALYREECGGEADWRDLADGFVRDLARAPEEAVPDLPPSALETLSARAGFVDALCAALAAAWHASALSGFEVTLATVRLNRLLLRAGRPATSLAPKGRVLVLAPYGCTEIAGAIAKTDLLRQAGYSVRMVPWASGAALDDAVGETGSCPVIVYAGRVGIGTKDAMRGAALAERLSARMPGRTVLLGGRDAGPLCDWSHRLAFLAQQLPTGADPAADPALRTRQRV; encoded by the coding sequence ATGCTGAAAGAAAGCCCGAAAGACGGAACCGCCGAGGGGCGTCTGTTCCGGATCGCCTACAAGAGCCGCGCCCATCCCGGATGTGACCTTGCCTCCGCCGGGGCCATGGCCGCCGAGGACGCCTTGCGAAACCGCGACCGGAACGTGACCGGGGTCCTGCTGTTCGAGCGGGGCTGGTTCCTGCAATGGCTGGAGGGTCCGGCACGGACGGTCCTGTCGCTGGCCTCGGCGATCCGGACCGACCCGCGCCACGGCGAGATGCAGATCCTCAGCGCCGGCGCGACCGATGAACGCCGCTTCGCGGGCTGGCCGATGCGGCTTGCCCCGCCCTCGGGGCCGCTGGCCGACAGGGCGGATTTCGATGCGGCGACCGCCGCGCTTGCCTTCGACCGGGCCGCTGCGCTCTACCGCGAGGAATGCGGCGGCGAGGCGGACTGGCGCGACCTGGCGGACGGCTTCGTCCGCGACCTTGCCCGGGCGCCCGAGGAGGCGGTGCCCGACCTGCCGCCCTCGGCCCTGGAAACGCTGTCGGCGCGGGCGGGCTTCGTCGACGCGCTTTGCGCCGCGCTGGCCGCAGCCTGGCATGCCAGCGCGCTTTCGGGCTTCGAGGTGACGCTGGCGACCGTACGCCTGAACCGGCTTCTGCTGCGGGCCGGCCGACCCGCCACCTCGCTTGCGCCGAAGGGGCGGGTTCTTGTCCTTGCGCCTTATGGCTGCACGGAAATCGCCGGGGCCATTGCCAAGACCGATCTGTTGCGACAGGCCGGATATTCCGTCCGTATGGTGCCCTGGGCCTCGGGCGCGGCACTCGACGACGCTGTCGGAGAGACCGGCAGCTGTCCGGTCATCGTCTATGCCGGGCGTGTCGGCATCGGCACGAAGGATGCCATGCGCGGGGCGGCGCTGGCCGAACGTCTGTCCGCGCGGATGCCCGGGCGGACGGTCCTGCTGGGCGGCCGCGATGCCGGCCCGCTTTGCGACTGGTCGCACCGGCTTGCCTTTCTGGCCCAGCAGCTGCCCACGGGAGCCGACCCCGCTGCCGACCCCGCCCTCCGCACCCGCCAGAGGGTGTGA
- a CDS encoding ABC transporter ATP-binding protein translates to MSMVEITDAGPESRSDLESLKRAWHLAGPLKRQVSLGVLYRFLQSMMLGLGFGVVVLVVTGLADGRPLSTGWIWQTCGLMALSLAGQMLFGYLSVRASWLSSYEMAGHLRLRILEKLRHLPLGFHQARHRGDTVTVLTSDMQMLESFFSDGLPRIAQALGLPSAIFLVLLARDPLLALATAVSAVVALPVFLATSRQLSKLGIRRQDMQARAGARMIEFVQGMGVIRAFNHMAQGQQGFRRAIDDFRDISIRMVVQLALPMALFGMIVMLGAPLVIWVIGGRLDTIGTGSAVTALLLLFSMYAPLLALLGVMEAVRMADASLIRMDRILAAPDLSEPADARPRGSEVRFEKVDFCYRPGQKVLKDISFTVPERSMTAIVGPSGSGKSTILNLIPRFWDVEAGRITIGGADVARIGEAGLSDLVTVVFQQVYLFSGTIRDNIAAGRPGASQAEIEEAARAAQAHEFISRLPRGYETEAGEGGAALSGGERQRISIARAILKDAPIVLMDEATAAIDPTNERAIQTALARLVEGRTLIVVAHKLSTIRSADQILVLEDGGIVERGRHEALLAQEGLYARLWNHRARAAGWQIGG, encoded by the coding sequence ATGAGCATGGTTGAGATAACGGATGCGGGACCCGAAAGCCGCTCGGATCTCGAAAGCCTGAAACGCGCCTGGCATCTGGCAGGACCGCTGAAACGGCAGGTGTCACTGGGGGTTCTCTACCGCTTCCTGCAAAGCATGATGCTGGGGCTCGGCTTCGGCGTGGTGGTCCTGGTGGTGACGGGGCTGGCCGACGGGCGCCCGCTGAGTACGGGCTGGATCTGGCAGACATGCGGCCTGATGGCGCTGTCGCTCGCCGGGCAGATGCTGTTCGGCTATCTTTCGGTCAGGGCGTCCTGGCTGTCCTCCTACGAGATGGCGGGGCATCTGCGGCTGCGGATCCTCGAAAAGCTGCGGCACCTGCCGCTGGGGTTTCATCAGGCGCGCCATCGGGGCGACACGGTGACCGTCCTGACCTCGGACATGCAGATGCTGGAAAGCTTCTTTTCCGACGGCCTGCCGCGCATTGCCCAGGCGCTGGGTCTGCCGTCCGCGATCTTCCTGGTGCTGCTGGCGCGCGATCCGCTGCTTGCCCTGGCCACCGCGGTCTCTGCCGTCGTGGCGCTGCCGGTTTTCCTGGCCACGTCGCGGCAGCTGTCGAAGCTGGGCATCCGGCGGCAGGACATGCAGGCCAGGGCCGGGGCGCGGATGATCGAGTTCGTGCAGGGCATGGGGGTGATCCGGGCCTTCAACCACATGGCGCAGGGGCAGCAGGGCTTTCGCAGGGCGATCGACGATTTCCGCGACATCTCGATCCGGATGGTGGTGCAGCTAGCGCTGCCGATGGCGCTGTTCGGAATGATCGTGATGCTGGGGGCGCCGCTGGTGATCTGGGTGATCGGCGGACGGCTCGACACGATCGGGACGGGCTCTGCGGTCACCGCGCTTCTGCTGCTCTTTTCGATGTATGCGCCGCTTCTGGCGCTTCTGGGGGTGATGGAGGCGGTGCGCATGGCCGATGCCTCGCTGATCCGGATGGACCGGATCCTTGCCGCGCCGGACCTGTCCGAGCCCGCCGATGCGCGTCCCCGGGGCAGCGAGGTCCGTTTCGAGAAGGTCGATTTCTGCTATCGCCCGGGCCAGAAGGTGCTGAAGGATATCTCCTTCACCGTGCCCGAACGCTCGATGACCGCCATTGTCGGGCCCTCGGGCTCCGGCAAGAGCACGATCCTGAACCTGATCCCGCGTTTCTGGGATGTCGAGGCGGGCCGCATCACCATCGGTGGCGCAGATGTGGCGCGGATCGGCGAGGCCGGGCTGTCGGATCTGGTGACGGTGGTGTTCCAGCAGGTCTACCTGTTTTCCGGCACCATCCGCGACAACATCGCCGCGGGCCGACCCGGGGCAAGCCAGGCCGAGATCGAGGAGGCCGCCCGTGCCGCCCAGGCGCATGAGTTCATCTCCCGCCTGCCGCGCGGCTACGAGACCGAGGCGGGCGAAGGCGGTGCGGCGCTGTCGGGCGGCGAGCGGCAGCGGATTTCCATCGCCCGCGCCATCCTGAAGGATGCCCCCATCGTGCTGATGGACGAGGCGACGGCGGCGATCGATCCGACCAACGAACGCGCGATCCAGACCGCGCTGGCGCGGCTGGTCGAGGGGCGCACGCTGATCGTGGTGGCGCACAAGCTCTCGACCATCCGTTCTGCCGATCAGATCCTCGTGCTGGAGGACGGGGGGATCGTCGAGCGCGGTCGACATGAGGCGCTCCTGGCGCAGGAGGGGCTTTACGCCCGGCTGTGGAACCACCGCGCCAGGGCTGCCGGATGGCAGATCGGCGGCTGA
- a CDS encoding ABC transporter ATP-binding protein produces the protein MTEAAMAGAPPGNEASKPPDFFASLKLLMRHGGKAGPLLSISAAMATCAVALELVPVWAVWRLVAELVSGTATPAIFVTCAVAALVAVVLGYLLMGLALGLSHVAAFRLIHALRLALARHLARLPMGWFAGRRSGGAKKLIVDEPERLELLVAHGLPEGISAGATWLAVTIWLFAVDWRMALASIVLTPLAFGAMFSAMGRNARMAGAYQAASERLNGAIVEYLAGMAVVKVFNRSGESLGETAGAVRDYAAIETAMGRAFVPRGALFYTLVGANICVILPVGMVLMQTGSLDLERLALFVILGANYSLPLMKLFNLFHNMAHISMASTLIEDVLATPAQPDTGARISLPDHEIVFDRVRFGYEAGTEVIHGVSFTARDGKVTALVGPSGSGKSTLAGLIPRLHDVGAGRITLGGRDIREIGLDQLMEEIAFVFQDTVLFSGTIAENLRFGKPGATEAELQAAAIAARAHDFIAALPEGYDTRLGEGGAALSGGERQRLAIARAILKDAPVIVLDEATAFADPDSEAAIQAALSELSRGRTLIVVAHRLHTIMGADRIVVMEEGSVAETGRHEDLLAQGGLYARLWADYTAAQAIPLRGGRTMETTR, from the coding sequence ATGACCGAAGCGGCGATGGCCGGGGCTCCTCCCGGGAACGAGGCGTCGAAGCCCCCCGATTTCTTCGCGAGCCTCAAGCTGCTGATGCGCCATGGCGGGAAGGCGGGGCCGCTTTTGTCCATTTCGGCGGCAATGGCCACCTGCGCCGTGGCGCTGGAGCTGGTACCGGTCTGGGCGGTCTGGCGGCTGGTGGCCGAGCTTGTCTCGGGCACCGCGACGCCTGCGATCTTCGTCACCTGTGCGGTGGCGGCGCTGGTGGCGGTGGTCCTCGGCTATCTGCTGATGGGGCTTGCGCTGGGGCTGAGCCATGTGGCGGCCTTCCGCCTGATCCATGCGTTGCGGCTGGCGCTCGCGCGGCATCTGGCGCGGCTGCCGATGGGCTGGTTCGCCGGGCGTCGCTCGGGCGGCGCGAAGAAGCTGATCGTGGACGAGCCCGAGCGGCTGGAGCTTCTGGTGGCGCATGGATTGCCGGAGGGGATTTCCGCCGGCGCGACCTGGCTTGCGGTGACGATCTGGCTCTTTGCCGTCGACTGGCGCATGGCGCTGGCCTCGATCGTGCTGACGCCGCTGGCCTTCGGCGCGATGTTCTCCGCGATGGGGCGCAATGCGCGCATGGCCGGAGCGTATCAGGCGGCCTCAGAGCGGCTGAACGGCGCCATCGTCGAATATCTCGCGGGGATGGCGGTCGTGAAGGTCTTCAACCGCAGCGGCGAAAGCCTCGGCGAGACTGCCGGGGCGGTGCGCGACTATGCCGCCATCGAGACCGCGATGGGCCGCGCCTTCGTGCCGCGCGGGGCGCTGTTCTATACGCTGGTGGGGGCCAATATCTGCGTCATCCTGCCGGTGGGCATGGTGCTGATGCAAACCGGCTCGCTCGATCTGGAAAGGCTGGCGCTGTTTGTCATTCTCGGCGCGAATTACAGCCTTCCCCTGATGAAGCTGTTCAATCTGTTCCACAACATGGCGCATATCTCGATGGCCTCGACGCTGATCGAGGATGTGCTGGCGACCCCTGCCCAGCCCGATACCGGCGCCCGCATCTCCCTGCCGGATCACGAGATCGTCTTCGACCGGGTGCGCTTCGGCTACGAGGCGGGCACCGAGGTGATCCATGGCGTCAGCTTCACCGCGCGCGACGGCAAGGTGACGGCGCTTGTCGGCCCCTCGGGATCGGGCAAGAGCACGCTGGCCGGGCTGATCCCGCGGCTGCACGATGTGGGGGCCGGGCGCATCACGCTTGGCGGGCGGGACATCCGCGAGATCGGGCTCGATCAGCTGATGGAAGAGATCGCCTTCGTGTTCCAGGACACGGTGCTTTTCAGCGGCACGATTGCCGAGAACCTGCGTTTCGGCAAACCCGGCGCGACCGAGGCCGAGCTGCAGGCCGCCGCAATCGCGGCCCGGGCGCATGACTTCATCGCGGCGCTGCCCGAGGGCTATGACACCCGGCTGGGCGAGGGCGGGGCGGCGCTTTCGGGCGGCGAGCGCCAGCGTCTGGCCATCGCCCGCGCCATCCTCAAGGACGCGCCGGTCATCGTGCTGGACGAGGCCACCGCCTTTGCCGATCCCGACAGCGAGGCGGCGATACAGGCGGCGCTGAGCGAGCTGTCGCGCGGCCGCACGCTGATCGTGGTGGCGCACCGGCTGCACACGATCATGGGCGCGGACCGGATCGTGGTGATGGAGGAAGGAAGCGTCGCCGAAACCGGACGGCATGAGGACTTGCTGGCGCAGGGCGGGCTCTATGCCCGACTCTGGGCCGATTACACGGCGGCGCAGGCGATCCCGCTGCGCGGCGGCAGGACGATGGAGACGACCCGATGA
- a CDS encoding MFS transporter — translation MPALALVGLYAAQSITGSMVQSALPVVLRDAGVGLDRIGLLSLLFIPWVLKVFWSPLVDRFATPRRWILTCQGLLCLCFLIGAAFAPEHHLGALLPVVFAMAVLAATQDIATDAAGVHATTRRTRSLASGASTVGGYAGFLIGGGLWLWIYARLGWEISMIFLAVAMLLLTLPVRALRIGRPEPAARPPSPLLSLKNPVLMRGAGLLLLWQGGVRLGLAMTGPMLVDAGFSMEFIGWLRGAGGMAVGLIAAAAGTVLCRRFGPRPVLLAAGGGIGTCCVGLAVWAVAPGALWQLAALQLGLSALTAVSFVALYAEMMNWCAPAQVATDFALLQSLDAALAVATGILAGQLAQHMGYAPVFGLAVVLLMSALPLVRHLAGTCPASEIPLKNMEIAE, via the coding sequence ATGCCGGCACTTGCCCTTGTCGGGCTTTATGCCGCGCAATCCATCACCGGCAGCATGGTGCAAAGCGCCTTGCCCGTGGTGCTGCGCGATGCGGGCGTGGGGCTGGACCGGATCGGGCTGTTGTCGCTCCTGTTCATTCCCTGGGTGCTCAAGGTCTTCTGGTCGCCGCTGGTCGACCGCTTCGCCACGCCGCGCCGGTGGATCCTGACCTGCCAGGGCCTGTTGTGCCTGTGCTTCCTGATCGGTGCCGCCTTCGCGCCGGAACACCATCTGGGCGCGCTGTTGCCGGTGGTCTTCGCGATGGCGGTCCTGGCGGCCACGCAGGACATCGCCACCGATGCCGCGGGCGTGCATGCCACCACCCGCCGGACGCGGTCGCTGGCCAGCGGCGCAAGCACCGTCGGAGGCTATGCGGGCTTCCTGATCGGCGGCGGGCTGTGGCTGTGGATCTATGCCCGGCTGGGATGGGAGATCTCGATGATCTTCCTCGCGGTCGCGATGCTGCTTTTGACGCTGCCGGTGCGCGCGCTGCGGATCGGTCGGCCCGAACCGGCGGCAAGGCCCCCTTCGCCGCTTCTCAGCCTGAAGAACCCGGTCCTGATGCGCGGCGCGGGATTGCTGTTGCTGTGGCAGGGCGGGGTGCGGCTGGGGCTGGCCATGACCGGCCCGATGCTGGTCGATGCCGGTTTCTCGATGGAGTTCATCGGCTGGCTGCGCGGCGCGGGCGGCATGGCGGTGGGGCTGATCGCGGCGGCGGCCGGAACGGTGCTGTGCCGCCGCTTCGGCCCGCGCCCGGTGCTGCTGGCAGCGGGCGGCGGGATCGGGACATGCTGCGTGGGGCTTGCCGTCTGGGCTGTGGCGCCCGGTGCGCTCTGGCAACTCGCGGCGCTGCAGCTGGGCCTGTCCGCGCTGACGGCCGTGTCCTTCGTGGCGCTTTATGCCGAGATGATGAACTGGTGCGCGCCGGCTCAGGTCGCGACCGATTTCGCCTTGCTGCAGAGCCTCGACGCCGCCCTTGCGGTCGCCACCGGCATCCTGGCCGGACAGCTGGCGCAGCATATGGGCTATGCGCCGGTCTTCGGTCTGGCCGTGGTTCTGCTGATGTCTGCGCTGCCTTTGGTGCGGCACCTCGCGGGCACTTGCCCCGCGTCTGAAATTCCCTTGAAAAATATGGAGATAGCCGAATGA
- a CDS encoding phage tail sheath family protein → MVMTVAAPGVYVFEEKLGPRTIEAVGTSVAALVGRVPLRGVAAGTPVPVNGWMEFRRRFTDEDSSSTDLSNAAFGAFANGLRRLWVMPTEAGSEISDDDLRPLEGIDEIAIVAAPGYASKASHDALATHATRCGDRFVLFDLPKDAPVEAMTEVGGAARRGTATEEGATPSPAPAKAVRPSSIDCGACYAPWLLMQDPLKPGDRVLAPPSGHMAGIYARVDATRGVHKAPANEPVLAAIDAERRITRQQQELLNPRGVNAIRFMSGGLRVWGARTLSEDALNRYVPVVRLVLMIKESIEQGTGWVVFEPNSYPLWEAIKLDVRAFMTRLWRSGALVGRTPEEAFFVKCDEETNPPELRDAGRVETLIGFAPVRPAEFVIFRLAQVTAGAEPA, encoded by the coding sequence ATGGTGATGACGGTAGCGGCGCCCGGGGTCTATGTCTTCGAGGAGAAGCTGGGCCCGAGGACCATCGAGGCGGTCGGCACCAGCGTCGCGGCGCTGGTGGGGCGGGTGCCCTTGCGCGGGGTCGCGGCGGGCACCCCGGTCCCGGTCAACGGCTGGATGGAGTTCCGCCGCCGCTTTACCGACGAGGACAGCTCCAGCACCGATCTGAGCAATGCGGCGTTCGGCGCCTTCGCCAACGGGCTGCGGCGGCTCTGGGTGATGCCGACCGAGGCCGGCTCCGAGATCTCGGATGACGACCTGCGGCCGCTCGAGGGGATCGACGAGATCGCCATCGTGGCGGCGCCGGGCTATGCCAGCAAGGCCAGCCATGACGCCCTGGCGACCCATGCGACGCGCTGCGGCGACCGCTTCGTCCTGTTCGATCTGCCGAAGGACGCGCCGGTTGAGGCGATGACCGAGGTCGGCGGCGCCGCCCGGCGCGGGACCGCAACCGAGGAGGGCGCCACCCCGTCTCCGGCCCCGGCCAAGGCGGTGCGGCCCTCCAGCATCGATTGCGGCGCCTGCTACGCGCCCTGGCTTCTGATGCAGGACCCGTTGAAGCCCGGCGACAGGGTGCTGGCGCCGCCCTCGGGCCACATGGCAGGGATCTATGCCCGGGTCGACGCCACCCGGGGCGTGCACAAGGCGCCCGCCAACGAACCGGTGCTGGCTGCCATCGACGCCGAGCGCCGGATCACCCGGCAGCAGCAGGAGCTTCTGAACCCGCGCGGGGTCAACGCGATCCGGTTCATGAGCGGCGGGCTGAGGGTCTGGGGCGCGCGGACGCTGTCCGAGGATGCGCTCAACCGCTACGTGCCGGTGGTGCGGCTGGTGCTGATGATAAAGGAGTCGATCGAACAGGGCACCGGCTGGGTTGTGTTCGAGCCGAATTCCTATCCGCTCTGGGAGGCGATCAAGCTCGACGTGCGGGCCTTCATGACCCGGCTCTGGCGGTCCGGCGCGTTGGTCGGGCGGACCCCGGAAGAGGCGTTCTTCGTGAAATGCGACGAAGAGACCAACCCGCCCGAGCTGCGCGATGCCGGCCGGGTCGAGACGCTGATCGGCTTTGCCCCGGTGCGCCCGGCGGAATTCGTGATCTTCCGGCTGGCCCAGGTCACCGCCGGGGCCGAACCCGCCTAA
- a CDS encoding helix-turn-helix transcriptional regulator translates to MGLQIETRQLAHAEPHEVAVLGPQPLSSSFGGMPESGSYRILGLRKGVTISLFDIETGTGMAADMHTAPCVALSLLFEAAGTGWITEGEGQFGPIPLRPGIYCMIAPAGATGQDRFKPSSRLRGIDIRLEPSFWSALGGPSSIDALGAGHPHAAMASPSVWVGLLPLTPRLMADAQALFRSGMSGTADLTVEARSLYIIDEAIRALAAGVNMATAIAPAPLLARDRRAVQRVIALMEGDLGRAWTVPELAQAAGISHNRLKQSFRAETGCAVYAFLQERRLGEARRLLLEGKGSVTDVALSVGYGSLSHFTALFRRRFGQTPSDVLSLSKTARRTG, encoded by the coding sequence ATGGGCCTTCAGATCGAGACACGCCAGCTCGCGCATGCCGAACCGCATGAGGTGGCGGTTCTGGGACCGCAGCCCCTGTCCTCGTCCTTCGGCGGCATGCCCGAAAGCGGCAGCTACCGCATTCTCGGTCTGCGCAAGGGCGTGACGATCTCGCTTTTCGATATCGAGACCGGCACCGGCATGGCAGCGGACATGCATACCGCCCCCTGTGTCGCGCTGAGCCTGCTGTTCGAGGCGGCCGGGACCGGCTGGATCACCGAAGGCGAAGGGCAATTCGGCCCGATCCCGCTGCGCCCCGGCATCTACTGCATGATCGCCCCGGCAGGCGCCACCGGGCAGGACCGGTTCAAACCCTCCTCGCGCCTGCGCGGCATCGACATCCGGCTTGAACCGTCCTTCTGGTCGGCGCTTGGCGGCCCGTCCTCGATCGACGCCCTCGGGGCCGGGCATCCCCATGCGGCGATGGCAAGCCCCTCGGTCTGGGTCGGCCTGTTGCCCCTGACACCGCGCCTGATGGCCGACGCCCAGGCCCTGTTCCGCTCGGGCATGTCCGGCACCGCCGATCTGACCGTCGAGGCCCGCTCGCTCTACATCATCGACGAGGCGATCCGTGCCCTTGCCGCCGGGGTCAACATGGCCACCGCGATCGCTCCGGCGCCGCTCCTGGCGCGCGACAGGCGGGCGGTGCAAAGGGTGATCGCGCTGATGGAAGGCGATCTCGGCCGCGCCTGGACGGTCCCCGAGCTTGCGCAGGCGGCGGGCATTTCCCACAATCGCCTCAAGCAGAGCTTCCGGGCCGAGACCGGCTGCGCGGTCTACGCGTTCCTGCAGGAACGCCGCCTCGGCGAAGCCCGCAGATTGCTGCTGGAGGGCAAGGGCTCGGTGACGGATGTCGCGCTTTCCGTCGGATATGGCAGCCTGAGCCATTTCACGGCCCTGTTCCGGCGGCGCTTCGGGCAAACCCCATCGGATGTGCTTTCGCTGTCGAAAACGGCGCGCCGCACCGGGTAG
- a CDS encoding TonB-dependent receptor, which yields MMRSLLNTACVAALAFGSLAFAATPLEARDRSAGGELDLGTIFVRGAKRPQEALSFPGAVAEVDALQLQAREVRNIADLDRVFPGLTVDTRSARVYSNFTLRGQSSLDYYNPSVQVYVDGLPQDPAVLAQMFPGALENVEVLYGPQGSLYGRGAVGGVINVTTTKPGDGAPFSWSAGGSDQGYQAQMRGQVQLGDGLWADLSLARDDADDDLDVMGTGEDVGGTVEDRAQLRLRYAPEGSSLDIMLSAARNRIDSSEEQFVKGTELSGRKAVPFPSDYIQDTDSYGLTADYDLGWGKLSLLTGYQDRSLDRTIFGSDTPEWQKTLTQELRLSSATGGPVDYVVGLFYSHTKFHRDAYGASTLQKTDSYAAFGDLTWHATDRLDVTAGARWDYEKTDATATGAVSLDGSDDWSALSPKLGVSYALAPDWQAYGIVSSGFKAGGFTRTLTPSNISYTYDPATTWNGEAGLKYRSGDGSVEASVAAYYSVTDDYQMFVGPAASQYLQNVGEVTAKGIDARLRVNRGAWGVTGGATWGSSRFTGYDDASGTDHDGNDVPYAPDFTARLAVDYTHDLGHGRGSLIPRMGLSYQGKVWFDEANSLGQGGYWLVDAGLAWDMGQHRVLDLYATNLTDETYVSYGFDASGYGLGDVYQLGRGREVGIRFTQSF from the coding sequence ATGATGCGCAGTCTGCTCAATACGGCCTGTGTCGCGGCGCTGGCTTTCGGTTCGCTGGCTTTCGCGGCGACGCCCCTGGAAGCCCGGGACAGGTCGGCCGGTGGCGAACTCGATCTCGGAACGATCTTTGTCCGGGGCGCCAAGCGGCCGCAGGAGGCGCTGAGCTTTCCCGGTGCCGTCGCCGAGGTCGATGCCTTGCAGCTCCAGGCCCGCGAGGTCCGCAATATCGCCGATCTGGACCGGGTCTTTCCCGGCCTCACCGTCGATACCCGCTCGGCCCGGGTCTATTCCAACTTCACGCTGCGCGGACAGTCCTCGCTCGATTATTACAACCCCTCGGTACAGGTCTATGTCGACGGTCTGCCGCAGGATCCGGCGGTCCTGGCCCAGATGTTCCCCGGCGCGCTGGAAAATGTCGAGGTCCTCTACGGCCCGCAGGGCAGCCTTTACGGCCGCGGCGCGGTCGGCGGCGTGATCAATGTCACCACCACGAAGCCCGGGGACGGGGCGCCCTTCTCATGGTCGGCCGGGGGCTCGGATCAGGGCTATCAGGCGCAGATGCGCGGACAGGTGCAGCTGGGCGACGGGCTCTGGGCCGATCTGTCGCTGGCGCGCGACGACGCCGATGACGATCTCGATGTCATGGGAACCGGCGAGGATGTGGGCGGCACCGTCGAGGACCGCGCGCAGCTGCGGCTGCGCTATGCCCCCGAGGGAAGTTCGCTTGACATCATGCTGAGCGCGGCGCGCAATCGCATCGATTCCAGCGAGGAACAGTTCGTGAAGGGCACCGAGCTGAGCGGCCGCAAGGCGGTGCCCTTCCCCTCGGATTACATCCAGGACACCGACAGCTACGGGCTGACCGCCGATTACGATCTCGGCTGGGGAAAGCTGTCCTTGCTGACCGGGTATCAGGACCGGTCCCTCGACCGGACGATCTTCGGGTCCGACACCCCGGAATGGCAGAAGACCCTGACCCAGGAGCTGCGGCTGTCCTCGGCCACCGGAGGGCCTGTCGATTACGTGGTCGGGCTGTTCTATTCGCATACCAAGTTTCACCGCGACGCCTATGGCGCCTCGACGCTGCAGAAGACAGACAGCTATGCCGCCTTCGGCGATCTGACCTGGCACGCCACCGACCGGCTGGATGTCACCGCCGGGGCGCGCTGGGATTACGAGAAGACCGATGCGACCGCGACCGGCGCCGTGAGCCTCGACGGCAGCGACGACTGGAGCGCGCTTTCGCCGAAACTGGGCGTGAGCTATGCGCTGGCGCCGGACTGGCAGGCCTACGGGATCGTCAGCAGCGGCTTCAAGGCGGGCGGCTTCACGAGGACGCTGACGCCTTCGAACATCTCCTACACCTATGATCCGGCGACGACCTGGAACGGCGAGGCGGGGCTGAAATACCGCTCGGGCGACGGGTCGGTCGAGGCGTCGGTCGCGGCCTATTACAGCGTGACGGACGATTACCAGATGTTCGTGGGCCCGGCCGCCTCGCAATATCTGCAGAATGTCGGCGAGGTGACGGCCAAGGGCATCGACGCCAGGCTGCGCGTCAACCGGGGCGCCTGGGGCGTGACCGGCGGCGCCACCTGGGGCTCGTCGCGCTTCACCGGTTACGACGACGCGTCGGGCACCGACCATGACGGCAATGACGTGCCCTATGCGCCGGATTTCACCGCGCGGCTGGCGGTCGACTACACCCATGATCTGGGCCATGGGCGCGGCAGCCTGATCCCCCGCATGGGCCTCAGCTATCAGGGCAAGGTCTGGTTCGACGAGGCCAACAGCCTCGGCCAGGGCGGCTACTGGCTGGTGGATGCGGGGCTGGCCTGGGACATGGGACAGCACCGGGTGCTGGATCTCTATGCCACCAACCTGACGGACGAGACCTATGTCAGCTACGGCTTCGATGCCAGCGGCTACGGTCTGGGCGATGTCTACCAGCTTGGGCGCGGGCGTGAAGTCGGCATCCGCTTCACCCAGAGCTTCTGA